AATGAAGCGGGCCATGTGGGGATTTGGCGCGGCGGCTTTGGTAAGTGGCGTGGCGCTGCTGCTGCTGGCCTTGGGTTTGGCCGGGGCGTGGGTACTGCTGGCGTTTTTTGTGCTGGGGCTGGCGGCTATCTGGGCGGCGGTAAACTACACGGCGGGCGCGCGGCCATACGGCTACGCCGGCCTGGGAGATATATCGGTTTTTATATTCTTTGGTATCGTGGGCGTGTGCGGCACCTACTTCCTGCAAGCCTATTCGTGGAAGCATGAGGTGGCGCAGTCGCTGCCGCTGGCCGTGCTGCTACCGGCGGCTGCCCTGGGCTGCTTTGCTACGGCCGTGCTGAACGTCAACAACATCCGCGATATTGCTTCGGATAAGCTGGCCGGTAAAATCACGGTACCCGTGCGGCTGGGACCGCAGCACGCGCGCCGCTACCACTGGCTGCTGCTGCTACTGGGCGTGGCTTGCGCAGTGCTGTACGTGGCCCTTACCTATCACTCGCCCTGGCAGTGGCTCTTCGTGCTGAGCCTGCCCCTGTTTGCCTTCAACGGCCTTCAGGTATGGAGCCGCCAGGAGTCGCAGCATCTCGACCCGTTGCTTAAGCAAATGGCATTGAGCACGCTCGTATTTACGGTGCTGTTCGGGCTGGGGCAGGTGCTGTAGAGGAACTACTCGCTGTTAGCGGGTAGTCCAAAGCCTATTCCAACACTGCCCTTCTCATTTTTGAGGCTATTCTTGTTCAGGGCGGGTACGGGCACGATTAAGTCGTGGAGCCAAATAGGGCGGGGAGGTGGCGATTTGGCTAACTGCGCCTGCCACTCCTCATCGGTATAACGCTTGGTACTTACAAACTCGTAGTAGCTGAATACCGCACCCCGCATCAGCACGGGGGTGCCGTTGACTTCGACTACTACATATAGTGCATCAGCCGCGCCAACGGCCTCTTCCAGCACATCGCTGTTATAGGCGTATACATCGGCGGCCAGTGCCACACGGCGCTCGCGCTCGGGTAACGGGTCACCTCCATTGAGCTTTAGGGTGCGAAGCGTTAAACTTTCCACTTCGCCACCAATATGCGAAAGGTCTTTCATTTCCTCTAGGCTTAGCGCTTGGTGCGCGACCTCCTTACTGGCCAAGCGGTACAGCTTGGCCGTCAGCTTACGCAGGTCTTTGTTCAGGCTGTCTAGGTGGGGCGTATTGGCGTGCAGG
The sequence above is drawn from the Hymenobacter baengnokdamensis genome and encodes:
- a CDS encoding 1,4-dihydroxy-2-naphthoate polyprenyltransferase, which produces MSPWISAFRPRTLPLALASILTGGFLAKATGQFNGPVVALAAFTTILLQILSNLANDYGDSQNGADSVHRQGPLRAVQSGAITPAEMKRAMWGFGAAALVSGVALLLLALGLAGAWVLLAFFVLGLAAIWAAVNYTAGARPYGYAGLGDISVFIFFGIVGVCGTYFLQAYSWKHEVAQSLPLAVLLPAAALGCFATAVLNVNNIRDIASDKLAGKITVPVRLGPQHARRYHWLLLLLGVACAVLYVALTYHSPWQWLFVLSLPLFAFNGLQVWSRQESQHLDPLLKQMALSTLVFTVLFGLGQVL